A stretch of the Medicago truncatula cultivar Jemalong A17 chromosome 5, MtrunA17r5.0-ANR, whole genome shotgun sequence genome encodes the following:
- the LOC11410896 gene encoding F-box protein At5g67140, translating into MELEAEIDRLPIDLLAHIFVLFTSFTDLAQASKVCKKWKQGVKESLARRQNLSFAGWKMDDDSTSRLVSHAYNLRKLDIPRSRWSCQITDAGLIRISYAKCINNLTSISLWGLTGITDEGVVKLISRTKSLRHLNVGGTFITDESLFAIARSCPKMETIVLWSCRHVTENGLIALVDQCLKLKSMNVWGLRVPVDCLNNLLIMSPTLQIKI; encoded by the exons ATGGAACTTGAGGCTGAGATTGATCGTTTGCCTATTGACTTGTTGGCTCATATTTTTGTTCTATTCACTTCCTTCACTGATTTGGCCCA gGCAAGCAAGGTTTGCAAGAAATGGAAACAAGGGGTGAAGGAATCTTTGGCAAGGAGACAGAATCTTAGTTTTGCTGGTTGGAAAATGGATGATGATTCCACCTCTAGACTTGTTTCTCATGCCTACAATCTCAGAAAACTTGATAT aCCAAGGAGCCGCTGGAGTTGTCAAATAACCGATGCTGGACTTATCAGAATATCATATGCAAAGTGTATCAACAATCTCACATCCATATCATTATGGGGTTTGACTGGCATCACAGATGAAGGAGTTGTTAAACTG ATATCCAGAACTAAGTCTTTACGGCATCTGAATGTTGGTGGTACATTTATCACAGATGAATCTCTATTTGCCATTGCAAGAAGTTGTCCAAAAATGGAg ACCATTGTTCTATGGAGCTGCCGTCATGTAACTGAGAATGGACTAATTGCCCTAGTTGATCAATGCCTCAAGCTCAAATCAATGAACGTGTGGGGATTAAGAGTTCCTGTGGATTGCCTTAACAATTTACTTATCATGAGTCCAACTCTGcaaataaaaatctaa
- the LOC11416504 gene encoding PI-PLC X domain-containing protein At5g67130: protein MKISKFTSFSFFFPMLFIYLLLPQNSKVVEACSAATDCGTGYYCGHCPGLGRKTRSVCTRGQATLVTSIVNGLPFNKYSWIMTHNSFSIMDAPSLNGVQRLTFYNQEDTVTNQLRNGVRGLMLDMYDFQNDIWLCHSFQGQCYNFTAFQPAINTLKEVEAFLTENPMEIVTIVIEDYVRTPKALINLFINAGLDKYLFPVSDMPKNGEDWPTITQMAQANRRLLVFTSDASKEAEEGIAYQWKYMIENESGDPGVQRGSCPHRKESKPLNSKTASLFLQNYFPTTPVEAESCKENSAPLTDMVNTCYKTAGNVLPNFIAVNFYMRSDGGGVFDIVDRINGHALCGCSTVTACQEGAPFGSCKNISVPSTSPMTNTAGSYNGYVQFSVRSASPVHSPNSLLFLLFYFQLTAVMLQFR from the exons ATGAAAATTTCCAAATTcacttccttttcttttttcttccctATGCTATTCATCTACTTATTATTACCACAGAATTCAAAGGTTGTAGAAGCATGTTCAGCTGCTACAGATTGTGGTACAGGCTACTATTGTGGCCATTGTCCTGGTTTAGGTAGGAAGACTCGATCTGTTTGCACCAGAGGCCAAGCCACCCTTGTAACATCCATT GTAAATGGGTTGCCCTTCAACAAATACTCATGGATCATGACACATAATTCATTCAGTATAATGGATGCACCCTCTTTGAATGGAGTTCAAAGACTTACTTTTTATAATCAAGAAGACACTGTTACTAACCAATTGAGg AATGGAGTGAGAGGATTGATGTTGGATATGTATGACTTCCAGAATGATATTTGGCTATGTCATTCATTTCAAGGACAATGCTACAACTTCACCGCCTTT CAACCTGCAATAAACACTTTGAAAGAAGTGGAAGCATTTTTGACTGAAAATCCAATGGAGATTGTTACCATTGTAATTGAAGACTATGTGCGTACACCAAAGGCGTTGATTAATCTGTTCATAAATGCTGGTCTGGATAAATATTTGTTCCCCGTGTCTGATATGCCAAAAAATGGTGAAGATTGGCCTACTATAACACAGATGGCTCAAGCAAATCGCCGACTTCTTGTTTTCACTTCTGATGCTTCAAAGGAAGCTGAAGAAGGAATAGCTTATCAGTGGAAGTACATGATTGAAAATGAAT CTGGTGATCCTGGAGTTCAACGCGGTTCTTGCCCACATCGAAAAGAATCGAAACCGTTAAATTCAAAAACTGCGTCACTTTTCTTGCAGAATTACTTTCCAACAACTCCAGTCGAAGCTGAATCGTGCAAAGAAAATTCAGCTCCACTTACAGATATGGTGAATACATGTTATAAAACTGCAGGGAATGTGCTGCCTAACTTCATAGCAGTTAATTTTTACATG AGAAGTGACGGTGGTGGTGTTTTTGACATTGTGGATAGAATAAATGGCCATGCATTGTGCGGATGCAGTACAGTCACTGCTTGCCAG GAAGGGGCACCTTTTGGATCATGCAAGAACATTTCTGTACCAAGTACAAGTCCAATGACCAACACTGCTGGGAGCTATAATGGTTATGTTCAGTTTTCTGTTAGATCAGCTTCACCTGTCCATTCTCCCAATAGTTTgctttttctcttgttttacTTCCAGCTTACTGCAGTTATGTTGCAATTTCGATGA
- the LOC11415502 gene encoding LOW QUALITY PROTEIN: histone-lysine N-methyltransferase CLF-like (The sequence of the model RefSeq protein was modified relative to this genomic sequence to represent the inferred CDS: inserted 1 base in 1 codon), giving the protein MASSSPPPPSPSSSSRSDPPLDPSTKKAEETSPAVKDVLAVIESLKKQVAAKRIVTVKTRVEENRQKLIATTNQLWKSSAERTCGIADTDRGLDLLSKRQKEAIDMHNGIRAGNDDGESNGYNGDDHGSTAVLLGSNYAVKNAVRPIKLPEVKRLPPYTTWIFLDRNQRMTEDQSVLGRRRIYYDQNGGEALICSDSEEELIDEEEEKREFVESEDFILRMTIREFGLSDVVLEILAQCFSRKTSDIKVRYETFCNEDNSGEDSKNGDAQDNSQIDDSFLEKDLEAALDSFDNLFCRRCRVFDCRLHGCSQDLVFPAERQPSWTPPNTEDVPCGPNCFRTVLKAEKMAKVTSTQTDVEDKSSGGALSRKKSSGRRRIKCSQSESASSNARNISESSDSENGPGRDAASGSHSAPPKTKPVGKSGIGKRNSKRVAERVLVCMQKRQKKTVASDSDSIVSSILCSSDMHLXSNYYQDNKETIILLHKCVKFLNIKRSKRNLVCDNLYIMQSEAPDRSLNDMVSDPHVMSGEDNTRKEEFVDENISKQELADNKSWKTLEKGLLEKGMEIFGKNSCLIARNLLNGLKTCWDVFQYINCEEGKLSGSTGDATNSLVEGYSKGNNEVRRRSKFLRRRGRVRRLKYTWKSAAYHSIRKRITERKDQPCRQYNPCGCQSACGKECPCLLNGTCCEKYCGCPKSCKNRFRGCHCAKSQCRSRQCPCFAADRECDPDVCRNCWVSCGDGTLGIPSQRGDNYECRNMKLLLKQQQKVLLGRSDVSGWGAFLKNSVGKHEYLGEYTGELISHREADKRGKIYDRENSSFLFNLNDQFVLDAYRKGDKLKFANHSPVPNCYAKVIMVDGDHRVGIFAKERINAGEELFYDYRYEPDRAPAWARKPDAPGLKKEDGAPSSGRAKKLA; this is encoded by the exons ATGGCGTCAAGCTCTCCGCCTCCGCCTtccccttcttcttcttccagaTCCGACCCTCCGCTCGATCCTTCC ACAAAGAAAGCGGAGGAAACAAGTCCTGCAGTTAAAGACGTGTTAGCGGTTATTGAATCTTTGAAGAAACAAGTTGCTGCAAAACGAATTGTTACGGTCAAG ACTAGAGTGGAAGAAAATAGACAGAAACTGATTGCTACAACTAACCAGCTATGGAAATCGTCGGCGGAGAGGACATGCGGCATTGCCGATACAGATAGAGGTCTGGATTTGCTGAGTAAGAGGCAAAAAGAAGCAATTGATATGCATAATGGTATTCGTGCCGGTAATGATGATGGTGAGAGCAATGGTTATAATGGAGATGACCATGGTTCTACGGCAGTTCTTCTAGGATCTAATTATGCTGTAAAGAATGCTGTTCGGCCTATTAAATTACCTGAAGTAAAAAGATTGCCTCCTTACACTACGTGGATTTTTCTGGACAG AAATCAAAGAATGACAGAGGATCAATCAGTATTAGGTCGGAGGCGTATTTATTATGATCAAAATGGTGGTGAAGCACTTATTTGCAGCGACAGTGAGGAGGAACTAATTGAcgaagaagaggaaaaaagaGAATTCGTAGAATCAGAAGATTTTATACTTCG CATGACTATCAGAGAATTTGGTTTATCTGATGTTGTTTTGGAGATCCTGGCTCAGTGCTTTTCTAGAAAAACTAGTGACATTaag GTCAGATATGAAACTTTTTGCAATGAAGACAATAGTGGCGAGGATTCTAAAAATGGAGATGCACAAGATAATTCCCAAATTGACGATTCTTTTCTGGAAAAGGATCTTGAAGCGGCTCTTGACTCTTTTGACAACCTATTTTGTCGCCGATGTCGT GTTTTCGATTGCAGATTACATGGATGCTCTCAGGATCTTGTCTTCCCG GCTGAGAGGCAACCTTCGTGGACTCCTCCTAACACTGAAGATGTACCATGTGGGCCAAATTGTTTCCGAACG GTACTTAAGGCAGAAAAAATGGCCAAAGTCACATCTACTCAGACTGATGTTGAAGACAAATCCTCTGGTGGTGCTCTATCTAGGAAAAAATCTTCTGGTAGAAGGCGTATAAAATGCAGCCAAAGTGAAAGTGCTTCATCTAATGCTAGGAACATATCTGAGAGTAGTGACTCGGAGAATGGTCCTGGACGGGATGCTGCTTCAGGCTCCCACTCAGCCCCACCTAAAACTAAACCAGTGGGGAAAAGTGGAATCGGTAAGAGAAACAGTAAGCGAGTGGCAGAACGCGTTCTAGTTTGCATGCAGAAACGGCAGAAGAAAACAGTagcttctgattctgattcCATTGTAAGTAGTATTCTTTGTTCAAGTGACATGCATT AGTCCAATTATTACCAAGATAATaaagaaacaattattttattacacAAATGTGTCAAATTTCTTAATATTAAAAGATCCAAAAGGAATTTGGTTTGTGATAATCTGTACATAATGCAGAGTGAAGCTCCTGACCGCTCATTGAATGATATGGTTTCTGACCCACATGTTATGAGTGGGGAAGACAACACGAGGAAAGAAGAATTTGTGGATGAAAACATTTCAAAACAAGAATTGGCTGATAATAAATCTTGGAAAACTCTTGAAAAAGGGCTTTTAGAAAAAGGAATGGAGATTTTTGGCAAAAACAG CTGCCTAATAGCCAGGAATCTCTTAAATGGTCTAAAGACATGTTGGGATGTTTTCCAGTACATAAATTGTGAAGAAGGGAAGTTGTCTGGTTCTACTGGGGATGCTACAAATTCTCTCGTGGAAGGCTATTCCAAG GGTAATAATGAAGTGAGAAGAAGGTCAAAATTTTTACGTAGAAGAGGAAGAGTCCGTCGTTTAAAGTATACCTGGAAATCTGCTGCGTATCATTCAATCAGGAAAAGGATTACAGAGAGAAAGGATCAGCCCTGCCGACAGTACAATCCATGTGGATGCCAATCAGCTTGTGGAAAGGAGTGTCCTTGTCTTCTAAATGGAACCTGCTGTGAGAAGTACTGTGG ATGCCCCAAGAGTTGTAAAAATCGATTTCGAGGCTGTCATTGTGCGAAGAGTCAATGCCGAAGTCGTCAATGTCCATGCTTTGCTGCAGATAGGGAATGTGATCCAGATGTTTGTAGGAACTGTTGGGTCAG CTGTGGTGATGGCACTCTTGGGATTCCTAGTCAAAGAGGGGATAATTATGAATGTAGAAACATGAAGCTTCTTCTCAAACAGCAGCAAAAG GTTCTTCTTGGACGGTCTGATGTGTCTGGCTGGGGAGCCTTCTTAAAG AATAGCGTTGGTAAGCATGAATACCTTGGAGAGTATACCGGAGAGTTGATTTCTCACCGGGAAGCAGATAAGCGAGGGAAGATATATGACCGtgaaaattcatcttttctctttaATCTGAATGATCAG TTTGTTCTTGATGCTTATCGAAAGGGTGATAAATTGAAGTTTGCAAACCACTCTCCTGTTCCAAATTGTTACGCGAAG GTTATTATGGTTGATGGAGATCATAGGGTAGGAATATTTGCTAAGGAACGAATTAATGCTGGTGAGGAGCTGTTTTATGATTACCGTTACGAGCCCGATAGAGCTCCTGCTTGGGCTCGAAAGCCAGATGCCCCTGGATTGAAAAAAGAAGACGGTGCTCCTTCAAGTGGTCGTGCAAAGAAGCTTGCTTAA